From the genome of Thiomicrorhabdus indica:
AAAATTGTCCATCTATGCTTATCAAACACTTAGCAATATCTACAAGCCAATGCTAATATAAATAATAAACCTTATCATTTTCAACAAAATACTTGCCCAATGAAAAATATCATCCTAACTGATGCTGATTTCCAAGAGATGATTCCGCCAAACCCATCATGTAGCTGTAAGGTAGTTGATCAACCCTTTTGCTGTATGAAAATGAATTCCGAGCAAGTTGATCATCAACTGTTTTTTATGCACAGCCAAACAACAACTCAGCAAGCGGTTAGAATATCTATGACTTCTGATTATTTCTCTGCTCATATCGGTATCGGTTTTATGCTGAATGGTCAAAAAAACCATTTTTTACAAGGCTGGATAGCCCCATTGCAAATTGAAGCAAACCAGTTGATTTTTTGTTATGCGCCAATCATGAGCGGCTATACCGAATATTTCGCTAACCGTAACACGATTTCCAGTGGTTTTTACTTAGATTTAGCACTTTTAGAACAGCTATTGCAAACAGATCCACGCCCTCAAGTTCAGGCTCTATTTGAGCCAATTTACAAAGACCCAAGTCAAACTTTTCTACTTACCGCAACAATAAGCCCAGCAATGCTCACATTACTGAATGAGTTACACTCTCAAAAATCAATCGGACTTTTTAATGGCTTTCAACGCCGCGCCAGAATGTATGAATTATTACACTTGACCGTAGAGCAAATTATTCATGAACACTGCGCAAAAATTGACCAACTCAAATTACATACAAGTGATATTTTAAAACTGGAACAAGTAAAGACTATTTTGAATGAAAACATGCAAAAGGCTCCCAGCCTTGCGCAAATCAGCAAACAGGTTGGCTTGAATGAATATAAGCTTAAGCGAGGCTTCAAACAAATAAACCAAAAAACTATTTTTCAATATTTAACAGAACTACGCATGCAGTACGCCGCCCATTTATTACTCCACACGAAACAACCGATTGTTGAGATTTCTCAAAAGGTTGGTTACAACAATCATGGTCACTTTTCAGCTGCATTTCGCGAATATTTTGCCAAAACACCATCTACATTCAGAAAAGAACAAAATTAACTTTTCTTTCATTAAAGACTATTGATTGAACGCAAAACGTAATCCAATCCACCCTCTCTATTCAAATCGAGAGCATTTCCAACACTATTTAATCCTTATTTGAGCAGAAAATATAAATAGAAATCATTATCATTCGCTTTATGATATTAAAGTTAATATAAGAGACAAATGAAATGAACCTTCCTTTCCAACGTAAGCACTTAATTGTTTTGTGTCTAAGTATGGCCATTCCTGAATTGGCATTTGCCAGTGACGCTGCTGAAATGAGCAAAATTGCTCAAACCACTGAAACCGAATTACAAGGTGTAACCGTTACTGCCAATAAAATTGAAGAAAACATTAACGATGTACCTCAAGCAATTACTGTCATTGATAGTTTTGATCTTGAGGAAAAAGGTATTCAAAACGTAAAAGATATCATTCACGAAATTCCGAATATGTCGACTACTCCTATGGGAGGAAATGAAGTCGGGTTCCGTGGCTTAACAACGTCAACCTTTACTAATAACAATCCTGTTGTCATTTATATCGACGGCGTAGCAACCACCAATTATGTAGGATTTGATGCCTCTATGGCCAACGTTGAACGAGTGGAAGTATTACGTGGGCCCCAAGGCACGCTATATGGCAAAGATGCGATTGGTGCGGTCATTAATATTGTTACTAGAGAACCTTCCAATAGCTGGCATGGAAAACTGAATACTGAACTCGGTAGCCGTAATCATAACTTTGCCTCTTTTAATAGCAGCGGTGCTTTGATAAAAGACAAGCTATTTGTGGGAATCAATGGTCAGATACAACAAGAAGATGGCTGGATTGAAAACACTTATCCTAACGTGCAAAAAAACGCCAATGCTCAGGATAAACGCAAACTTGGAGCTCATTTACTCTATAAACCGACAGATCGCCTAAAAGCCAAACTCAATATCGCCCATGAAACAAATGAAAATGGTTGGGGTGATAAATACGCAGCGCCTGCGGGCACGAACTTATCAGAGTTTAATCGTGATGATGCAGAAAAAATCGCGCGCGACATCGAAACCCTAGAAGAAACCACCATAAACTCACAAAGCCTAAGTCTTGATTACGAGGCGGATTTGTTCAATATTCAATCAACAACCGTCCATAAAAAGTATGAAATGGATGGCATTTATGATGCAGACTCCGGCATTGACCCTCACTACATGGGGCTGACCATGTTTAATTATGCTGACACAGATACCCTCTCTCAGGAGCTAAGATTTTCCAGTAAAAACTCGATTGGATTTCGTTGGGTTGGCGGCCTTTACTTAGATAAAGAAGATCACTCACAAGCACCTTATGGCATGGAGTTTCCTGACTTTTACGATTCCACTGGCGATGGCACAGCAGATACTTTTTACCAAAATTCTCGTATGAATGCTGAATCGAATACTGACAGCTCCACTCGGGCTGCATTTGGTCAAATCATTTTACCCATTGCGAATAAAACTGAATTGACTTTGGGTGGACGAATTCAACGGATTGAAAAAGAGATTGATTTAAACGTTTATTACCATGAAGTCGGTGCTAGCAAAGGCAGTCCATTCTTTACTTATCAAGATAAACAAACTTGGGATACCTTTCTGCCTAAAGTAGCTCTAAGTCATAAATTAACCGATCAATGGACGACTTACGGCTCTTTCTCTAAAGGTTATATGCCAGGAGGGTTCAACTATTTTGCAAGTAATGGCGGCTCGGAAGAAAACAGTTTCAATCCACAAGTTTCAAAAAACTATGAATTAGGAATTAAAGGTCAGTTTGACGACTTAACACTTTCCGCCAACCTGTTTTATATGGATATTGAAGACACCCATGTTTACAAATCAATTGGCACACTTTATCTAACCGATAATGCAGAAAAATCGCATTCTCAAGGGATTGAACTTGAGGCTAACTGGTTTGCCACCGACAACCTACAATTCACTGGGGCTTTCGGTTACACCAACGCTGAATACGATGATTATGATAACGGTTACACCAACTTAAAAGGTCAAACGGTCTCTAATACACCGCGCCACACAATACGATTAAGTGCCGCCTATAACAGTCCAAATGATTGGTATGGACGAGTTGATTTATACAATGAAGGCAGTGTTTATTATTACAACGATTACCAAAAAAACCTGGTTAAACGAGGCAGTTTTACCACTGTTGATGTTCGAGGTGGCTATCGCATAAACGATTGGGATATTTACGCCTATGCAAAAAATCTAACCGACGAAAAATACATCACTTCTTATATGTCTAATTACAGTAAAGCACAAGCCTCTTTTGGAGAACCTAGAAGCTTTGGCTTAGGTGCTCGTTACCATTTTTAACTTTCAGACTCCTAACACAAGGAGTCTTTTATTTAACTCATTCGTAAAGGGGGTTTATATGGTGATTGACCACAATTCATCGGAATCATGCCCGACTTATATGCAAATTAAGCACGCCCATGATTTCGGTCAAGGACAACTACATTCCGCAGAAAAACGAGCATGGATGGTTGCAGTATTAACCTTAGTCGTTATGTTTGCCGAAGTTATCGCCGGCCTTGTTACAGGCTCTATGGCATTATTAGCTGACGGAATTCATATGGGAGGCCATGCGATTGCTCTCGGTTTGGCAGCATCAGCTTATTACCTGTCAAGACGCTATGCACATGACCGCCGCCTTAGCTTTGGCAGTGGAAAAATCAAAGACCTAGCCGCTTATACCAGCGCTCTACTTTTGGCGCTTTCATCTGTATGGCTTTTAGTCGAATCGATAAATAGACTTCTTAATCCACAGGCTCTTCTAGCCGCAGAGGCAATGATCGTTGCAATCATTGGCTTAGTGGTCAATGGCCTGTCAATTATTTTATTGGCCGGTGGTGAGCATCACCATCATGAACACGGACATACCCATTCACACTGTCATTCAAATAATCATGCAAACGAGCATAATCATGGTCACGATAATAATATGAAGGCAGCGTTATTTCATGTAATTGCTGATGCGGTTACTTCCGTTGCCGCAATTGCTGGACTAGCTGCTGCATGGCTTTGGGGTTGGAATTGGTTGGACCCTGTCATTGCATTGGTCGCGGCTATTTTGATTATCCGCTGGTCTTGGGGATTAATGAAAAACACGGGAACCATTTTACTCGATGCCGAAGCACCACAAGCTCTGCGCGTACAAGTTCAAGAACGCTTACAGTCGGTTGCCGAGGTGAAAATTAACGATCTGCATCTATGGTCAGTCGGTCAGGGTGCTTGGACTTTGGCTGCATCTCTTGTCTCCCACGAACACATTTCACCCACCTGTTTTAAAGATGCTTTAAAGGATATTGAAGGCTTGCATCACCCCATGATTGAACTCCATATTTGCAACAGTTGTTCGTCAATTCAGCCAAGTGTAACAACCAAAGGAGCTTCGCATGTTGACTGACACGATGGCGCCAACCAAAAGCAAAACCAGTATTGAAAATTGGGCTTTACTCACTGCGATTTACATTACCCAGTTTATGCCAATGAGTTTTTTCTTCGTGGCGTTAGTCGCAATCCTGCGTCAACAAGGTACTCCACTAGAACAGCTCAGCCTAATCTATATTATTGGGTTATTCAAAGTATTTAACTTCTTATGGGCACCCTTGGTAGACCGCTTCAATTTTGGACGTTTAGGTCACTACAGAGGTTGGATGTTACTGATGCAAATCAGTACCGTTATCGCACTCTACGAGCTGAGCCAATTAGATATCGCTAACGATTTAGAGCTTATTTTTATACTCTGTATGCTGATTGGCTTGTTTGCTGCAACCCAAGATATTGCAGCGGATGCCTTAGTATATCGACTGGTTCCAAAAGAGGATCGGGGACTTGGGAATAGCATTCAAATTGTAGGCGGAATGGTTGGTAATCTATTCGGTGCAGGAGCTATTCTCATGCTCTATCCAACGATTGGCTGGGAAGGCTGTGTTTTCCTCTTAATGGCAGCCATGTCCATTTCGATTATTTTACTACTACGATTTAAG
Proteins encoded in this window:
- a CDS encoding helix-turn-helix transcriptional regulator; protein product: MNSEQVDHQLFFMHSQTTTQQAVRISMTSDYFSAHIGIGFMLNGQKNHFLQGWIAPLQIEANQLIFCYAPIMSGYTEYFANRNTISSGFYLDLALLEQLLQTDPRPQVQALFEPIYKDPSQTFLLTATISPAMLTLLNELHSQKSIGLFNGFQRRARMYELLHLTVEQIIHEHCAKIDQLKLHTSDILKLEQVKTILNENMQKAPSLAQISKQVGLNEYKLKRGFKQINQKTIFQYLTELRMQYAAHLLLHTKQPIVEISQKVGYNNHGHFSAAFREYFAKTPSTFRKEQN
- the dmeF gene encoding CDF family Co(II)/Ni(II) efflux transporter DmeF translates to MVIDHNSSESCPTYMQIKHAHDFGQGQLHSAEKRAWMVAVLTLVVMFAEVIAGLVTGSMALLADGIHMGGHAIALGLAASAYYLSRRYAHDRRLSFGSGKIKDLAAYTSALLLALSSVWLLVESINRLLNPQALLAAEAMIVAIIGLVVNGLSIILLAGGEHHHHEHGHTHSHCHSNNHANEHNHGHDNNMKAALFHVIADAVTSVAAIAGLAAAWLWGWNWLDPVIALVAAILIIRWSWGLMKNTGTILLDAEAPQALRVQVQERLQSVAEVKINDLHLWSVGQGAWTLAASLVSHEHISPTCFKDALKDIEGLHHPMIELHICNSCSSIQPSVTTKGASHVD
- a CDS encoding TonB-dependent receptor, whose translation is MNLPFQRKHLIVLCLSMAIPELAFASDAAEMSKIAQTTETELQGVTVTANKIEENINDVPQAITVIDSFDLEEKGIQNVKDIIHEIPNMSTTPMGGNEVGFRGLTTSTFTNNNPVVIYIDGVATTNYVGFDASMANVERVEVLRGPQGTLYGKDAIGAVINIVTREPSNSWHGKLNTELGSRNHNFASFNSSGALIKDKLFVGINGQIQQEDGWIENTYPNVQKNANAQDKRKLGAHLLYKPTDRLKAKLNIAHETNENGWGDKYAAPAGTNLSEFNRDDAEKIARDIETLEETTINSQSLSLDYEADLFNIQSTTVHKKYEMDGIYDADSGIDPHYMGLTMFNYADTDTLSQELRFSSKNSIGFRWVGGLYLDKEDHSQAPYGMEFPDFYDSTGDGTADTFYQNSRMNAESNTDSSTRAAFGQIILPIANKTELTLGGRIQRIEKEIDLNVYYHEVGASKGSPFFTYQDKQTWDTFLPKVALSHKLTDQWTTYGSFSKGYMPGGFNYFASNGGSEENSFNPQVSKNYELGIKGQFDDLTLSANLFYMDIEDTHVYKSIGTLYLTDNAEKSHSQGIELEANWFATDNLQFTGAFGYTNAEYDDYDNGYTNLKGQTVSNTPRHTIRLSAAYNSPNDWYGRVDLYNEGSVYYYNDYQKNLVKRGSFTTVDVRGGYRINDWDIYAYAKNLTDEKYITSYMSNYSKAQASFGEPRSFGLGARYHF